The stretch of DNA ATCCGTCGGAGTTGCCTCCGCGGCCGTAGCCGCCGTCACGCCGCCCGCCGTACCCCCTGCCACCGCCGTAGCGTCCGCCTCCGTAACCGCGGCCACCGCCGTAGCCGTCATCCCCGTAGCCATCGTCGCGGCGCTGGCCATACCCGCCACCACCGCCGTACCTGccaccgcctccgccaccgccgccaccgtacCTGCCGCCACCCCCGCCGCCGTACCCGCGGGACTGGGCCTCGTTGACGACGATGCTGCGACCATCGAGCTCCTTACCGTTCATCCCCTCGATGGCGTCCTGCATCGCCTGCTCGCTGGAGAAGCTGACGAACCCGAAGCCGCGGGACCTCCCCGTCTCGCGATCGTTGATGATCTGCAGGCGCCATGCATGGTCGAGTCGGAAAGCAAAGCAGCAAACAATATCGACAAGCGCGAGAAGGATGGGCGTGCGGCGGACCTTGGCGTCGAGGATCTCGCCGAAGGAGCTGAAAGCAGCCTCGAGGCCGCGGTCGTCGGTGTTCCAGGACAGGCTGCCGACGAAGCAGCGGTACTCGGCACCGTCCGCATCTGCCATTCCCGCGGGAACCTCACACGAACCAAGCGTACCGGATGGAGAGAAGAAGACAACCCACTACACTCTGCGAGAGCAATGAGAGGAAGGCGCCGCGCGCGGCCGAGCTTTATAGCGACGTTGACGCGCCCTCCGGATCGCGTCCAGCTGACACCGATCATATGGCAGAATACCAACATAGTGACGACATACATATAGCAAACTGAACCATGGTGTCGACATTGTAGATCGACAAATAAGAACGCTCTCTAAAACCAGCTCATATTGTGAGGCTACGTTCACACACTAACGTCACTACCCATGGAACCCATGGAAGGCGCAAGGAGGGTTCGCTACCATAGAGAGCAAAATGTCAATGGGCTCAAAGAGTTTCTCATGCCTGTTGTGCTCAAGGCGATGCATGTAAATCTCACAAGAAATCGACTTGTGGAAATTATCATAGTGGTGGAAGATAGCATAGATTTTTATGCACTTGATATTCTGAAGAGCTTTATTCTCAAGTTCAACCATAAAGACTTGCATACCACCCCTTAGAAAACCAGTGCTTGCACAAGCAGTtaattttttttaacacagtacctcCTCCATTGctaaatatatattaaaaaaatagagATTTCAATGCAGACTGCTTTTTATTTGAAAAGGAGAATGTACCCTGGCCTTGGCCTCTACGTCTGGAAGATGCATGCagctattttattaattattcataaaaACCTTACAAAGTAATATATCAGTACGTCTGAAGCCatcgtctaggcaacatctgttgctactcctatccccttgatgaaggggtgccaaatgtccgagcctaataccaaacagacatagcACCAAagtctaacatctaaagccggatgccCCAGCCTAGCAACATACCCGGACTGGGTCACACACCGGTCTAGCACACTCACAGTGGGCACCACATGCGCACATTGCAAGGCCCGTCACCACCGTCTTCCATCGATCTATCTTCAGAGCAGAAACTGACGCATCAATCAtgccaggcctctctgccatcgacgccatcaCAACGCCAGATAGTGTCATCCTCCTGCCCTCCTATCCACTCTTTAATATTTGCTGATGATTTGTTGGCTTGTGGAAAAGCTAATGTACATGAGGCATCTACTATCTCCAATATTTTACATCAGTTTTGTTAGCATTCGGGTCAGCTCCTCAATTGAAACAAATCTGCCATTCTTTTTAGTAAAAAATGTGTCTTTGCAGGCTAAACAAGATCTCAAGCAATTTTTTCAGGTGCCAGACTTGGATGCCAACATCATTCACCTTGGTCATCCACTCATCCTGCCTGCAAAAGAGAGATCTGCAGCCTACAACTTTGTTTATGATAAATTCAAATCCAAACTTTCAGCTTACAAGGCGAACAGACTCTCCCATGTTGCAAGACTCACTCTTATTAAATCTGTTTTTGCCTCCATACCTGTGTATTATATGTCTAATATTCTTTTTCCTAAGAAGTTCCTAGGAAAGCTCACTGCGATTATAAAAAACTTTTGGTGGACAGGTGTAAGAGATGAACCTACTACAAAAAGCTTGTGCCTAAGGGCATGGGCA from Triticum dicoccoides isolate Atlit2015 ecotype Zavitan chromosome 6A, WEW_v2.0, whole genome shotgun sequence encodes:
- the LOC119319231 gene encoding glycine-rich RNA-binding protein-like encodes the protein MADADGAEYRCFVGSLSWNTDDRGLEAAFSSFGEILDAKIINDRETGRSRGFGFVSFSSEQAMQDAIEGMNGKELDGRSIVVNEAQSRGYGGGGGGRYGGGGGGGGGRYGGGGGYGQRRDDGYGDDGYGGGRGYGGGRYGGGRGYGGRRDGGYGRGGNSDGY